The Mytilus galloprovincialis chromosome 4, xbMytGall1.hap1.1, whole genome shotgun sequence genome contains a region encoding:
- the LOC143071741 gene encoding enhancer of mRNA-decapping protein 3-like isoform X2 produces MCTGFVGSIVSLDCGETLGTYQGLVSKIDESTQMVSITQAYRNGVKCDVQGITISGSDIKELKIIKNKEEAVLKEATPSKLLTVSYNSECPSPVKVCSLETFIFPQDNGPNVQNSAPRNGQRKNGYKQTSNGQRISPSNGQRISPSNGLRVSPPNGQRISPPNGQRISPLNTQRLSPPNVGYNNRQSPANGQYQQRYSPNEFINGNGNRKSPPNANGKYKARYSPNNILQERNHTPTYDNGRNADSYTPTKEDQTMRPRLNSATENRNKKQSTPRKIDFRKRSQSRDDCCFSAPTQSCMDEFDFEKNLALFDKKAVFQEIENSGPEITRANEPKKPLKYRHDENVLETKKSVLQQIKVPNGHGMSQLFVTDTGLVVPSISPDLRSRLFSTAEKFGFTQERQIEMVGRSASEMVLQLLGGPHRLNPNNGHQVPTVVLLCGPHLQGTQAINCARHLSNHNVNVYLVLPNFIKMNKYMEEELKLFAFCDGNRISNLKDLPLGSVDIIINALDNQETPNLKDQVWYKTLVEWANQNRAPVLAMDPPVESNSVRAKWCLSIGLPLNMVMQSSQLYLCDLGFSKKVFAEVGIKYLSPFSHKFTIPLHPKE; encoded by the exons ATGTGTACTGGTTTTGTTGGAAGTATAGTGTCTTTGGACTGTGGTGAGACCCTGGGTACTTACCAAGGTCTGGTGTCTAAGATTGATGAATCAACGCAGATGGTTTCAATCACTCAGGCCTACAGAAATGGTGTAAAGTGTGATGTACAAGGCATTACAATCAG TGGCAGTGATATAAAGGagttaaaaatcatcaaaaacaaGGAAGAGGCAGTTTTAAAAGAAGCCACACCTTCCAAGCTTCTAACAGTTAGTTATAACTCAGAATGTCCTTCTCCTGTTAAAGTATGCAGTTTGGAAACATTCATATTTCCACAAGACAATGGTCCCAATGTACAAAATAGTGCTCCAAGAAATGGACAAAGAAAAAATGGCTATAAACAAACATCAAACGGACAGAGAATATCTCCTTCAAATGGACAAAGAATATCTCCTTCGAATGGACTAAGAGTTTCTCCTCCAAATGGCCAAAGAATTTCTCCTCCAAATGGACAGAGAATTTCTCCTCTAAATACTCAAAGACTATCTCCCCCTAATGTTGGTTACAATAATAGACAATCACCAGCAAATGGTCAATATCAGCAAAGATATTCTCCCAATGAATTTATTAATGGTAATGGCAACAGGAAGTCTCCTCCTAATGCTAATGGTAAATACAAAGCCAGATATTCACCAAATAACATCCTTCAGGAGAGAAATCATACACCCACATATGATAATGGAAGAAATGCTGATAGTTACACACCTACAAAAGAGGACCAAACAATGAGACCTCGTCTCAATTCTG cCACTGAAAATCGGAACAAGAAACAATCAACTCCAAGAAAGATAGACTTCCGTAAAAGATCACAGTCCAGGGACGATTGTTGCTTTAGTGCTCCAACACAGTCTTGCATGGatgaatttgattttgaaaaaaatttggcTTTGTTTGACAAAAAAGCTGTATTTCAAGAAATAGAAAACTCTGGACCAGAAATAACCCGGGCCAATGAACCAAAAAAGCCTCTGAAGTACAGACATGATGAAAATGTGCTTGAAACCAAAAAGTCAGTTCTCCAGCAGATCAAAGTACCAAATGGACATGGCATGTCTCAGTTATTTGTTACAG ATACAGGGCTAGTTGTTCCTAGTATTTCACCAGACTTAAGAAGTCGTTTATTTTCTACTGCTGAGAAGTTTGGGTTTACTCAAGAAAGACAGATAGAAATGGTTGGACGTTCAGCTAGTGAAATGGTTCTTCAGCTTCTTGGAGGCCCACACAG ATTAAATCCCAACAATGGGCATCAGGTGCCTACAGTAGTGCTATTATGTGGTCCTCACCTTCAGGGAACTCAGGCCATTAACTGTGCCAGACATCTGTCCAACCATAACGTCAATGTCTATCTAGTCCTGCCAAACTTTatcaaaatgaacaaatatatggAGGAGGAACTTAAACTGTTTGCTTTCTGTGATGGCAACAGGATCTCAAATCTCAAAG atctccCATTAGGATCAGTTGACATTATCATAAATGCATTAGACAATCAGGAAACACCAAATCTCAAAGATCAAGTCTGGTACAAGACCTTAGTTGAATGGGCTAACCAAAACAGAGCTCCTGtgttagctatggacccaccagTAGAATCCAATTCAGTCAGAGCTAAATGGTGTCTAAGTATTGGACTTCCTTTAAACATGGTGATGCAGTCATCACAATTATACTTATGTGATCTTGGCTTCTCAAAGAAAGTCTTCGCAGAAGTTGGAATCAAATACTTGTCACCATTCTCACACAAGTTCACTATTCCTCTCCATCCTAAAGAGTAG
- the LOC143071741 gene encoding enhancer of mRNA-decapping protein 3-like isoform X1, producing the protein MVVFTPQKSTLYNCRQTFPVHLKSTERKIHNLSKMIRGENLHLAVKMCTGFVGSIVSLDCGETLGTYQGLVSKIDESTQMVSITQAYRNGVKCDVQGITISGSDIKELKIIKNKEEAVLKEATPSKLLTVSYNSECPSPVKVCSLETFIFPQDNGPNVQNSAPRNGQRKNGYKQTSNGQRISPSNGQRISPSNGLRVSPPNGQRISPPNGQRISPLNTQRLSPPNVGYNNRQSPANGQYQQRYSPNEFINGNGNRKSPPNANGKYKARYSPNNILQERNHTPTYDNGRNADSYTPTKEDQTMRPRLNSATENRNKKQSTPRKIDFRKRSQSRDDCCFSAPTQSCMDEFDFEKNLALFDKKAVFQEIENSGPEITRANEPKKPLKYRHDENVLETKKSVLQQIKVPNGHGMSQLFVTDTGLVVPSISPDLRSRLFSTAEKFGFTQERQIEMVGRSASEMVLQLLGGPHRLNPNNGHQVPTVVLLCGPHLQGTQAINCARHLSNHNVNVYLVLPNFIKMNKYMEEELKLFAFCDGNRISNLKDLPLGSVDIIINALDNQETPNLKDQVWYKTLVEWANQNRAPVLAMDPPVESNSVRAKWCLSIGLPLNMVMQSSQLYLCDLGFSKKVFAEVGIKYLSPFSHKFTIPLHPKE; encoded by the exons ATGGTTGTCTTCACACCTCAAAAATCTACTTTGTACAATTGTAGACAAACCTTTCCTGTGCATCTGAAAAGTACAGaaagaaaaatacataatttGAGCAAAATGATCCGAGGAGAAAATCTGCACTTGGCG gTTAAAATGTGTACTGGTTTTGTTGGAAGTATAGTGTCTTTGGACTGTGGTGAGACCCTGGGTACTTACCAAGGTCTGGTGTCTAAGATTGATGAATCAACGCAGATGGTTTCAATCACTCAGGCCTACAGAAATGGTGTAAAGTGTGATGTACAAGGCATTACAATCAG TGGCAGTGATATAAAGGagttaaaaatcatcaaaaacaaGGAAGAGGCAGTTTTAAAAGAAGCCACACCTTCCAAGCTTCTAACAGTTAGTTATAACTCAGAATGTCCTTCTCCTGTTAAAGTATGCAGTTTGGAAACATTCATATTTCCACAAGACAATGGTCCCAATGTACAAAATAGTGCTCCAAGAAATGGACAAAGAAAAAATGGCTATAAACAAACATCAAACGGACAGAGAATATCTCCTTCAAATGGACAAAGAATATCTCCTTCGAATGGACTAAGAGTTTCTCCTCCAAATGGCCAAAGAATTTCTCCTCCAAATGGACAGAGAATTTCTCCTCTAAATACTCAAAGACTATCTCCCCCTAATGTTGGTTACAATAATAGACAATCACCAGCAAATGGTCAATATCAGCAAAGATATTCTCCCAATGAATTTATTAATGGTAATGGCAACAGGAAGTCTCCTCCTAATGCTAATGGTAAATACAAAGCCAGATATTCACCAAATAACATCCTTCAGGAGAGAAATCATACACCCACATATGATAATGGAAGAAATGCTGATAGTTACACACCTACAAAAGAGGACCAAACAATGAGACCTCGTCTCAATTCTG cCACTGAAAATCGGAACAAGAAACAATCAACTCCAAGAAAGATAGACTTCCGTAAAAGATCACAGTCCAGGGACGATTGTTGCTTTAGTGCTCCAACACAGTCTTGCATGGatgaatttgattttgaaaaaaatttggcTTTGTTTGACAAAAAAGCTGTATTTCAAGAAATAGAAAACTCTGGACCAGAAATAACCCGGGCCAATGAACCAAAAAAGCCTCTGAAGTACAGACATGATGAAAATGTGCTTGAAACCAAAAAGTCAGTTCTCCAGCAGATCAAAGTACCAAATGGACATGGCATGTCTCAGTTATTTGTTACAG ATACAGGGCTAGTTGTTCCTAGTATTTCACCAGACTTAAGAAGTCGTTTATTTTCTACTGCTGAGAAGTTTGGGTTTACTCAAGAAAGACAGATAGAAATGGTTGGACGTTCAGCTAGTGAAATGGTTCTTCAGCTTCTTGGAGGCCCACACAG ATTAAATCCCAACAATGGGCATCAGGTGCCTACAGTAGTGCTATTATGTGGTCCTCACCTTCAGGGAACTCAGGCCATTAACTGTGCCAGACATCTGTCCAACCATAACGTCAATGTCTATCTAGTCCTGCCAAACTTTatcaaaatgaacaaatatatggAGGAGGAACTTAAACTGTTTGCTTTCTGTGATGGCAACAGGATCTCAAATCTCAAAG atctccCATTAGGATCAGTTGACATTATCATAAATGCATTAGACAATCAGGAAACACCAAATCTCAAAGATCAAGTCTGGTACAAGACCTTAGTTGAATGGGCTAACCAAAACAGAGCTCCTGtgttagctatggacccaccagTAGAATCCAATTCAGTCAGAGCTAAATGGTGTCTAAGTATTGGACTTCCTTTAAACATGGTGATGCAGTCATCACAATTATACTTATGTGATCTTGGCTTCTCAAAGAAAGTCTTCGCAGAAGTTGGAATCAAATACTTGTCACCATTCTCACACAAGTTCACTATTCCTCTCCATCCTAAAGAGTAG
- the LOC143071741 gene encoding enhancer of mRNA-decapping protein 3-like isoform X3: protein MVVFTPQKSTLYNCRQTFPVHLKSTERKIHNLSKMIRGENLHLAVKMCTGFVGSIVSLDCGETLGTYQGLVSKIDESTQMVSITQAYRNGVKCDVQGITISGSDIKELKIIKNKEEAVLKEATPSKLLTVSYNSECPSPVKVCSLETFIFPQDNGPNVQNSAPRNGQRKNGYKQTSNGQRISPSNGQRISPSNGLRVSPPNGQRISPPNGQRISPLNTQRLSPPNVGYNNRQSPANGQYQQRYSPNEFINGNGNRKSPPNANGKYKARYSPNNILQERNHTPTYDNGRNADSYTPTKEDQTMRPRLNSATENRNKKQSTPRKIDFRKRSQSRDDCCFSAPTQSCMDEFDFEKNLALFDKKAVFQEIENSGPEITRANEPKKPLKYRHDENVLETKKSVLQQIKVPNGHGMSQLFVTDTGLVVPSISPDLRSRLFSTAEKFGFTQERQIEMVGRSASEMVLQLLGGPHRLNPNNGHQVPTVVLLCGPHLQGTQAINCARHLSNHNVNVYLVLPNFIKMNKYMEEELKLFAFCDGNRISNLKGKNSDITIELSRMGKRSQISKISH from the exons ATGGTTGTCTTCACACCTCAAAAATCTACTTTGTACAATTGTAGACAAACCTTTCCTGTGCATCTGAAAAGTACAGaaagaaaaatacataatttGAGCAAAATGATCCGAGGAGAAAATCTGCACTTGGCG gTTAAAATGTGTACTGGTTTTGTTGGAAGTATAGTGTCTTTGGACTGTGGTGAGACCCTGGGTACTTACCAAGGTCTGGTGTCTAAGATTGATGAATCAACGCAGATGGTTTCAATCACTCAGGCCTACAGAAATGGTGTAAAGTGTGATGTACAAGGCATTACAATCAG TGGCAGTGATATAAAGGagttaaaaatcatcaaaaacaaGGAAGAGGCAGTTTTAAAAGAAGCCACACCTTCCAAGCTTCTAACAGTTAGTTATAACTCAGAATGTCCTTCTCCTGTTAAAGTATGCAGTTTGGAAACATTCATATTTCCACAAGACAATGGTCCCAATGTACAAAATAGTGCTCCAAGAAATGGACAAAGAAAAAATGGCTATAAACAAACATCAAACGGACAGAGAATATCTCCTTCAAATGGACAAAGAATATCTCCTTCGAATGGACTAAGAGTTTCTCCTCCAAATGGCCAAAGAATTTCTCCTCCAAATGGACAGAGAATTTCTCCTCTAAATACTCAAAGACTATCTCCCCCTAATGTTGGTTACAATAATAGACAATCACCAGCAAATGGTCAATATCAGCAAAGATATTCTCCCAATGAATTTATTAATGGTAATGGCAACAGGAAGTCTCCTCCTAATGCTAATGGTAAATACAAAGCCAGATATTCACCAAATAACATCCTTCAGGAGAGAAATCATACACCCACATATGATAATGGAAGAAATGCTGATAGTTACACACCTACAAAAGAGGACCAAACAATGAGACCTCGTCTCAATTCTG cCACTGAAAATCGGAACAAGAAACAATCAACTCCAAGAAAGATAGACTTCCGTAAAAGATCACAGTCCAGGGACGATTGTTGCTTTAGTGCTCCAACACAGTCTTGCATGGatgaatttgattttgaaaaaaatttggcTTTGTTTGACAAAAAAGCTGTATTTCAAGAAATAGAAAACTCTGGACCAGAAATAACCCGGGCCAATGAACCAAAAAAGCCTCTGAAGTACAGACATGATGAAAATGTGCTTGAAACCAAAAAGTCAGTTCTCCAGCAGATCAAAGTACCAAATGGACATGGCATGTCTCAGTTATTTGTTACAG ATACAGGGCTAGTTGTTCCTAGTATTTCACCAGACTTAAGAAGTCGTTTATTTTCTACTGCTGAGAAGTTTGGGTTTACTCAAGAAAGACAGATAGAAATGGTTGGACGTTCAGCTAGTGAAATGGTTCTTCAGCTTCTTGGAGGCCCACACAG ATTAAATCCCAACAATGGGCATCAGGTGCCTACAGTAGTGCTATTATGTGGTCCTCACCTTCAGGGAACTCAGGCCATTAACTGTGCCAGACATCTGTCCAACCATAACGTCAATGTCTATCTAGTCCTGCCAAACTTTatcaaaatgaacaaatatatggAGGAGGAACTTAAACTGTTTGCTTTCTGTGATGGCAACAGGATCTCAAATCTCAAAGGTAAGAACAGTGACATCACAATAGAGCTTTCCCGGATGGGAAAAAGATCTCAAATCTCAAAG atctccCATTAG